The stretch of DNA CCGGTCATATCGACTACATCGCCGCCGCTTTTCCAAGCGCCTGCGGCAAGACCAATTTGGCAATGCTTATCCCCCCTCAGGGATTGAAGCGCAAAGGCTACCGGATCTGGACAGTTGGGGATGATATCGCCTGGATGCGGATCGATACTGACGGTCGGCTTTGGGCTGTCAATCCGGAATACGGTCTCTTTGGGGTCGCGCCGGGGACCAACTCTAAGACCAACCCTAACCTGATGGAGGCGATCCAAAAGGACACTATCTACACAAACGTCCTCCTGCGCAAAGATAAAACCGTCTGGTGGGAAGGCGGGGACGGTCCTGTCCCGACCGACGGCTGGGACTGGCAGGGAGACAAGTGGCGCCCGGGCCAGGTCGACGAAAACCGGGAGCCGATCCTGGGGTCGCACCCGAACGCCCGTTTCACTGTACCGACCAAGAACGTTTCTTCGATCAGTAATCGCCTGGAACACCACCACGGAGTGCCGATCTCGGCGATCATCTTTGGCGGCCGCCGTAACCGGCTGGCTCCACTGGTTTATGAGGCCTTCAACTGGCAACACGGGGTTTTTGTCGGAGCAACTATGGCTTCGGAACGGACCGCGGCCCAGGTCGGCAAGATCGGGGAAGTTAGGCGCGATCCTATGGCGATGCTCCCCTTCTGCGGCTATAATATGAACAAATATTTCAAACATTGGCTGGCCATGGGAAAAAAGATGTCCTCTCCGCCGAAGATCTTTCACGTCAACTGGTTCCGCAAAGACGACAAAGGCCAGTTCCTCTGGCCAGGCTTTGGGGAGAACCTGCGGGTCCTGGAGTGGGTCATTAGCCGCTGCCGGGAAGAGATAGCCGCTGAAAAGACACCGATCGGCTACATCCCCCACGAGAACGACATTGACATGACCGGCCTGCGGATCCCGCGGGAGAACATGCACAAACTTCTCAACATAAACGAAAAAGATTGGGAAGCGGAAGCCGCCAGCCTGGACAGCTTCTTTGATTCATTCGGAAAAAAGCTGCCAAAAGAACTGCGGCAGGAACTAAAAGGGTTAAAAAAACGTTTAGGGTAAAGAAACAATTAACCGCGGAATTAATTCCGCGGTTAAAATCAAACCGATATACTCGCTAATAGTCTTAGTTTTTAAATATTCCGAAGAATCGCCCCAAACCTGCCTTCTGCTTGGAGCTGTCAATAACCTCGACCGGCACATTCATTTTTTCACTTTCCATTGTCCGGTGGACCCGGTGCGAGCCGGATTGCATCCTCATTTTCTCCAGCGTCTGCTGGCTGAAACCAAATCCGACCCGGGCGGCATCT from Candidatus Margulisiibacteriota bacterium encodes:
- a CDS encoding phosphoenolpyruvate carboxykinase (GTP), which codes for MTKHKILAKWVRECAELCRPDRIVWIDGSEAERSRLEKEATKSGEIIRLNAKKLPGCFYHRTAKNDVARTEHLTFICTPTKEEAGPTNNWMAPKDAYKKAGDFFKDSMRGRTMYVVPFSMGPVGSPFSKIGIELTDSIYVVLNMRIMTRMGKAVLNFLEKTNGDFTRCLHGKAELDINKRLILHFPQDNTIWSVGSGYGGNVLLGKKCLSLRIGSYLGAKEGWMAEHMLIMGVEDPTGHIDYIAAAFPSACGKTNLAMLIPPQGLKRKGYRIWTVGDDIAWMRIDTDGRLWAVNPEYGLFGVAPGTNSKTNPNLMEAIQKDTIYTNVLLRKDKTVWWEGGDGPVPTDGWDWQGDKWRPGQVDENREPILGSHPNARFTVPTKNVSSISNRLEHHHGVPISAIIFGGRRNRLAPLVYEAFNWQHGVFVGATMASERTAAQVGKIGEVRRDPMAMLPFCGYNMNKYFKHWLAMGKKMSSPPKIFHVNWFRKDDKGQFLWPGFGENLRVLEWVISRCREEIAAEKTPIGYIPHENDIDMTGLRIPRENMHKLLNINEKDWEAEAASLDSFFDSFGKKLPKELRQELKGLKKRLG